The proteins below are encoded in one region of Ascaphus truei isolate aAscTru1 chromosome 10, aAscTru1.hap1, whole genome shotgun sequence:
- the PRPF38B gene encoding pre-mRNA-splicing factor 38B, translating to MANNSAVAAAPQPPQAAAGGGGNKAAAGGSGKQGNVLPLWGNEKTMNLNPMILTNILSSPYFKVQLYELKTYHEVVDEIYFKVTHVEPWEKGSRKTAGQTGMCGGVRGVGTGGIVSTAFCLLYKLFTLKLTRKQVMGLITHTDSPYIRALGFMYIRYTQPPTDLWDWYEDFLDDEEDLDVKAGGGCVMTIGEMLRSFLTKLEWFSTLFPRIPVPVQKHIDQQIKTRPKIVKEGAEEAEEQERHMERRRSRSPKRSASPRKSPRRSRSRSRHREHHGTSSFDKELEREKERQRVERESKEKRRSRSNERGVERKRSKSREKHRTRSRSRDRKPDRREKENERSRKRDYEKKGNGREKEADRPRERSKEPKRSEEKKDREEKKYRDDRDSRKERRHSRSRSKDRKLRKSKSPSRNAGAVRSRSKEKSSRHKEKADKHSRSSSRTDSVDKPRKRERSSSKERPPKSKERSHKHEPDGKELEGQRSQSADSGEKHRGKDETL from the exons ATGGCGAATAACAGCGCGGTGGCGGCGGCCCCGCAGCCTCCCCAGGCCGCAGCGGGAGGCGGTGGGAATAAAGCGGCGGCCGGCGGCTCCGGGAAGCAGGGGAATGTGCTGCCGCTGTGGGGCAACGAGAAGACCATGAACCTGAACCCCATGATCCTCACCAACATCCTGTCCTCCCCCTACTTCAAGGTGCAGCTGTACGAGCTCAAGACTTACCACGAGGTGGTGGACGAGATCTACTTCAAG GTGACGCATGTTGAACCCTGGGAGAAGGGCAGCCGGAAAACTGCGGGGCAGACAGGGATGTGCGGAGGG GTACGTGGTGTTGGCACCGGTGGGATCGTCTCTACGGCATTTTGCCTCCTTTATAAGCTGTTCACATTGAAGTTGACCAGAAAGCAAGTGATGGGTCTGatcacgcacacagactccccGTACATCAGGGCGCTGGGATTCATGTACATAAG ATACACACAGCCTCCTACTGATCTATGGGACTGGTACGAAGACTTTCTCGATGACGAAGAG GACCTAGACGTGAAGGCCGGGGGTGGCTGCGTGATGACTATAGGGGAGATGCTCCGATCCTTCCTCACCAAGCTGGAGTGGTTCTCCACCCTTTTCCCCAGGATTCCTGTACCGGTCCAGAAGCATATAGACCAGCAGATCAAAACCAGGCCGAAGATTGTGAAGGAAGGTGCAGAGGAGGCAGAGGAACAGGAGCGACACATGGAACGGAGACGCTCCAG ATCTCCAAAAAGGTCGGCAAGTCCTCGCAAATCTCCCAGGAGATCGAGAAGTAGAAGCCGTCACCGGGAACACCACGGAACATCGAGCTTCGACAAAGAGCTGGAAAGGGAGAAGGAGCGCCAGAGGGTAGAGCGTGAGTCCAAAGAGAAGCGCAGATCCAGAAGCAACGAGCGTGGGGTGGAACGCAAGAGGAGCAAAAGCCGCGAGAAGCACCGGACGCGCAGCCGGAGCAGGGACCGGAAGCCAGACAGACGAGAAAAGGAGAATGAGAGGAGCAGGAAGCGGGACTATGAGAAGAAGGGGAACGGCCGAGAGAAGGAGGCGGACAGGCCACGGGAGCGATCGAAAGAGCCCAAAAGAAGCGAGGAGAAGAAGGACCGGGAAGAGAAGAAGTACCGAGATGATCGGGATTCCCGCAAAGAAAGGCGGCACAGCAGGAGCCGGAGCAAAGACAGGAAGCTGCGGAAGAGCAAAAGCCCGAGCAGGAACGCGGGCGCTGTGCGGAGCCGCAGCAAAGAGAAGTCAAGCCGGCACAAGGAGAAGGCAGACAAGCACAGCAGGAGTAGCAGCCGGACAGACAGCGTCGACAAGCCCCGAAAACGGGAGCGCAGCTCCAGCAAGGAGAGGCCGCCCAAGAGCAAGGAGCGGTCGCACAAGCATGAGCCTGACGGCAAGGAGCTCGAGGGCCAACGCAGCCAGAGCGCGGACAGCGGGGAAAAGCACAGGGGCAAAGACGAGACTCTTTAG